AGCTGGATGAAACCAACCAGGGCGTGCTGGCACTGTATGCCGAGCTGGACACCCAGGCCGACCAACTGCGCCAGGCTTCGGACCTCAAGAGCCGTTTCCTGTCGTACATGAGCCATGAGTTCCGCACGCCGTTGGGCTCGATCCTGAGCATCACCAGCCTGCTGGACGATGAACTCGACGGCCCGCTCAGCCCTGAGCAGCACACCCAGGTGGGCTTTATCCGCAGCTCGGCGCGGGAACTGCGCGAGATGGTCGATGACCTGCTGGACCTGGCCAAGATCGAGGCAGGGCGCATCAGTATCTCCCCGGCCTGGTTCGACATGTTCGACCTGTTTTCGGCGCTGCGCGGCATGTTCCGGCCGATTGTCGATGCCTCGGCGGTGGACCTGATCTTCGAAGAGCCGGCCGGCCTGCCCAAGCTGTACACCGATGACAAGAAGCTCGCGCAGATCCTGCGCAACTTTATCTCCAACGCTCTGAAGTTCACGCTGCAGGGTGAGGTACGCGTGTCGGCGTGCATGGAGAACGAGCGGGAGATCCGCTTCGCGGTGCAGGACACCGGCCTGGGTATCCCGGTCGAACTGCACAGCAATCTGTTCGAGGACTTTTCCCAGATCGACTCCCCGCTGCAGAAGCGCCTGCGCGGCACCGGGCTGGGACTGTCACTGTGCAAGCGCTTCGCTCAATTGCTGGGTGGCCGGGTCGGCGTGGAGAGCAAGCCCGGCGTGGGTTCGCTGTTCTATGTGGTCATTCCTCTTTCCATCGCCAACGAGATCGTCGATGAAACGTGACATCCAAGTGTTGATCGTCGACGACAACGTTGCCACGCGCTACGCCCTGCGCCGGCGCCTGGAAAACCATCACTATCGGGTACTGGAAGCCGGCACCGGCCAGGACGGTCTGGACCTGATCGCCAGTCGCACCATCGATGCGCTGATCCTGGACGTCAACCTGCCGGACATGAGCGGTTTCGATATCGTGCGCGGCCTGCGCGCCGACCCCGCCACCGCGTTGCTGCCGGTGGTGCATGTCTCGGCGGCGTCGATCGAGACCGGCGATATCATCACCGGCCTGGACGCCGGCGCCGATGCGTACCTGATCCATCCGGTGGACCCGGAGGTGCTGCTCGCTACGCTGCGCACCTTGTTGCGCGTACGCGACACTGAATACGCCTTGCGCGAAAGCGAAGCGCGTTTTCGCGAGATTTTCTTCAACATCAGCGCGCCCATCGCGGTGATGGACGCGCACCTCAAAGTCCACGAATGCAACCATGCCTTCGCCCAGCTGATCCACGCCAACCTCAACCCCGACGCCCTGCTGGAATGCTTCGCCACCGATCAATTGGCCGTGATCCAGGAGCTATGCCTGCGCCTGGCCGCCGGTGAACGCTGGAAAGGCACGTTATTGATGAAGGTCGACGACCAGCTGCGCGAGACCGAATGGCAGATTTCGCCTTACCGTAGCGCCGGCCTCAGCCTGGTGTTCGTGGAGGACGTCACCGAGCACCGTCATCGCGAACGTCATCAACAGGCCGAACTGGCCAATGCCGCGAGCCAGTTGGCCCGCACCGAGGCGCAGTTGCTGCAGGCGCAGAAAATGGATGCATTGGGCAAGCTTACCGGCGGCATCGCCCACGACTTCAACAACCTGCTGACCGGGATCATCACCAGCCTGGAGCTGATCAAGAAACGCATTCAGAGCCAGCGCACCGACAAGGTGCTCAATTATGCCGACGCCGCGCTGAACTCCGCCCTGAGCGCCGCCGGCCTGACCAACCGCTTGCTCGCGTTCGCACGCCAGCAGCCGCTGGACACCCGCCCCACCGATATCAATGCGCATATCCGCTCTCTGGAAGAGCTGCTGATGCGCACCATCGGCGAACACATCGTGCTGAATCTGGAGCTGACCACCCACCCCGCCGTGGCGCTGGTCGACCCGATCCAGCTGGAAAGCTCGGTGCTCAACCTGGTGATCAACGCCCGAGACGCCCTGCCCCAGGGTGGCGTCATCTGGGTAACCACGTACCCTGCGCATTCCACCGGCAACCCCAAGCTGGAAAACGGCCCGTACATTGCGTTGTCGGTACGCGACAACGGCGTGGGTATCGAGCCCGGCGTGATCGACAAAGTGTTCGACCCGTTCTTCACCACTAAACCGGTGGGCCAGGGCACCGGCCTGGGCCTGTCGACCATCTATGGGTTCGCCCGCCAGTCCGGCGGCGATGCGCAGATCCGCAGCGTGACCCGCCAGGGCACCGAAGTGACCATCATGCTGCCCGCCGCCGACGGCCCGGCCGCCCTGGCCACGAAAGTCGAGGCCGTGCCAGGGGTGAGCAACGGCGAGCACATTCTGGTGGTCGAAGACATGCCTTCGGTGCGTGGTTTCGTGGCTGAAGTGCTGGTGGATGCTGGTTATCGCTGCAGCCTGGCCGCGGACGGTGACGAAGCCATCGCCATGCTGCGAGCCGATCCGACGATCGACCTGCTGCTTACCGATTTCGGGCTGCCGTACATGACCGGCCGCGAGCTGGCCGATCATGCGCGGGATCTGCGCCAGGAATTACCGATCCTGTTCATGACCGGTTACGCCGAGAATGCGGCGAACCGCCAGGATTTTCTCGGCGAACGCATGGACCTGATCACCAAGCCGTTTCATATCGATCAATTGCTGGAAAAAATCCGCCACGGCCTGGAGGTTTGATTCGGGCTTTAAGAGGCGTGGTACACAATCCCAGGGCAGGCAGGCGTCATGACAGCTGGTTTCGATCCATTGGTGCATATCGATTGGAAAACTCCCGGCGGCGAATGGCTGGCCCTGTTGCCGCCTTCCTACCCCCATATCCCTGCGCTGTGCGGCCCGGCATTCGAGGCGCTGCTGGACGAACTGTGCAATGAAATGCCCGAGGTGTGCTTCGATACGCTGGCCACTGCATTGGCGCGCGAGGGCTTCGACCTGTGGAACCTCGACGCCGGTGGCGACGATTACCGCCCGGTGATTGTCCCGACCAATCAGCGCGAGCGGTTTGCCCGGCATTGGCGCGAGCACAACGCAGCGCCACGCTTCACGCCCACGCTGATCGAAGCGCAAACACCGCCCGCGCGCCCACCCAGGCGCAGCAAGCTCAAGTGGCTGCAGGACGTGCACGACTACCCCGGCCCGACCTC
The sequence above is drawn from the Pseudomonas quebecensis genome and encodes:
- a CDS encoding sensor histidine kinase; the protein is MADTTASLAAEVQRLRQEADALRAELDETNQGVLALYAELDTQADQLRQASDLKSRFLSYMSHEFRTPLGSILSITSLLDDELDGPLSPEQHTQVGFIRSSARELREMVDDLLDLAKIEAGRISISPAWFDMFDLFSALRGMFRPIVDASAVDLIFEEPAGLPKLYTDDKKLAQILRNFISNALKFTLQGEVRVSACMENEREIRFAVQDTGLGIPVELHSNLFEDFSQIDSPLQKRLRGTGLGLSLCKRFAQLLGGRVGVESKPGVGSLFYVVIPLSIANEIVDET
- a CDS encoding response regulator, producing the protein MKRDIQVLIVDDNVATRYALRRRLENHHYRVLEAGTGQDGLDLIASRTIDALILDVNLPDMSGFDIVRGLRADPATALLPVVHVSAASIETGDIITGLDAGADAYLIHPVDPEVLLATLRTLLRVRDTEYALRESEARFREIFFNISAPIAVMDAHLKVHECNHAFAQLIHANLNPDALLECFATDQLAVIQELCLRLAAGERWKGTLLMKVDDQLRETEWQISPYRSAGLSLVFVEDVTEHRHRERHQQAELANAASQLARTEAQLLQAQKMDALGKLTGGIAHDFNNLLTGIITSLELIKKRIQSQRTDKVLNYADAALNSALSAAGLTNRLLAFARQQPLDTRPTDINAHIRSLEELLMRTIGEHIVLNLELTTHPAVALVDPIQLESSVLNLVINARDALPQGGVIWVTTYPAHSTGNPKLENGPYIALSVRDNGVGIEPGVIDKVFDPFFTTKPVGQGTGLGLSTIYGFARQSGGDAQIRSVTRQGTEVTIMLPAADGPAALATKVEAVPGVSNGEHILVVEDMPSVRGFVAEVLVDAGYRCSLAADGDEAIAMLRADPTIDLLLTDFGLPYMTGRELADHARDLRQELPILFMTGYAENAANRQDFLGERMDLITKPFHIDQLLEKIRHGLEV